From a single Phragmites australis chromosome 7, lpPhrAust1.1, whole genome shotgun sequence genomic region:
- the LOC133924441 gene encoding mitochondrial inner membrane protease ATP23-like, producing the protein MAEEHGGAPADVRVEAESASEPRAATDRGGMSQDDCVAGIRSALKHPTVRFLRERMEKAGCQVWPRLIQAATCSSAGGYASREGVKVCCNHMTFQDEINQVIIHELIHAYDDCVAKNMDWKNCAHHACSEIRANHLSGDCHYKRELLRGFMKIRGHEQECVKRRALMSVKNNPYCSEAAAKDAIEAVWHICYNDTRPFDRAP; encoded by the exons ATGGCGGAGGAGCACGGCGGCGCGCCTGCGGACGTCCGCGTGGAGGCCGAGTCCGCCTCCGAGCCGCGGGCCGCCACGGACAGGGGCGGCATGTCGCAGGACGACTGCGTCGCTGGCATCCGCTCGGCGCTCAAAC ATCCGACGGTGCGGTTCCTGAGGGAGCGGATGGAGAAGGCTGGGTGCCAGGTGTGGCCGCGGCTCATCCAGGCGGCCACCTGCTCCTCTGCCGGCGGCTACGCTAGCCGAGAAGGG GTAAAAGTTTGCTGTAATCACATGACATTTCAAGATGAGATAAATCAGGTCATTATTCATGAACTAATACATGCTTATGATGACTGCGTTGCCAAGAATATGGACTGGAAGAATTGTGCTCACCATGCTTGCTctgag ATCCGAGCTAATCACCTTAGTGGCGATTGCCATTACAAACGTGAATTGTTGCGCGGCTTCATGAAGATAAGGGGTCATGAGCAA GAATGTGTCAAAAGGCGGGCTCTGATGTCTGTCAAGAACAACCCATACTGCTCGGAGGCAGCTGCAAAAGATGCAATTGAAGCTGTATGGCATATATGCTACAATGACACACGCCCATTCGATAGAGCTCCATGA